A window from Actinomycetospora corticicola encodes these proteins:
- a CDS encoding amidase produces the protein MPLPPPDHDALAAVAAGYGLGLSDAAVDEFAPAVSGLLGSWDAVEELYAAEAPATPERAWTRPDADENPYNAWYVTTSITEAADGPLAGRTVAIKDNTAVAGVPMTNGSDTFDGYVPSVDATIVRRLLDAGATIAGKAVCEDLCFSGASITANTGDVENPWDPTRSAGGSSGGSAALVAGGVVDMATGGDQGGSIRMPAANCGLVGHKPTWGLVPYTGAFPIEASIDHLGPITRTVTDAALMLSVIAGADGYDPRQPTGVAADDYLSALAQGATGLRVGVLREGFGLPESEPEVDDAVRAAVTGLSDAGMTVSEVSVPWHLHGPKIWDVIATEGAASQMIENSGYGLNWKGRYDPELMEQYGRLWTEDGTRFPDTVKLVLLAGKYGLNTTHGKHYGMARNLAPKLAAAYDAALADVDLLVLPTMAMRASVRPDRGAPVVERLGRALEMLANTAPFDVTGHPVCTVPAGLVDGVPVGLSLVGRQYEDATVLRAAHAYEQAVGGFPAPTSVVAQA, from the coding sequence ATGCCGCTCCCCCCACCCGACCACGACGCCCTGGCCGCCGTCGCCGCCGGCTACGGCCTCGGACTGTCCGACGCGGCGGTCGACGAGTTCGCCCCGGCCGTGTCCGGCCTGCTCGGCTCGTGGGACGCCGTGGAGGAGCTCTACGCCGCCGAGGCGCCCGCGACTCCGGAACGCGCGTGGACCCGGCCCGACGCCGACGAGAACCCCTACAACGCCTGGTACGTGACCACCTCGATCACGGAGGCCGCCGACGGTCCGCTCGCGGGGCGCACCGTCGCGATCAAGGACAACACCGCGGTCGCGGGCGTCCCGATGACCAACGGCTCGGACACCTTCGACGGCTACGTGCCGAGCGTCGACGCGACGATCGTCCGGCGCCTGCTCGACGCGGGCGCGACGATCGCCGGCAAGGCCGTCTGCGAGGACCTCTGCTTCTCCGGGGCCTCGATCACCGCCAACACCGGCGACGTCGAGAACCCCTGGGACCCGACGCGCAGCGCCGGCGGCTCCTCGGGCGGCAGCGCGGCCCTCGTCGCGGGCGGGGTGGTCGACATGGCCACCGGCGGTGACCAGGGCGGCTCGATCCGGATGCCGGCCGCGAACTGCGGCCTCGTCGGGCACAAGCCGACGTGGGGCCTCGTGCCCTACACCGGGGCGTTCCCCATCGAGGCGAGCATCGACCACCTCGGCCCCATCACCCGCACCGTCACCGACGCCGCACTCATGCTCTCGGTCATCGCCGGGGCCGACGGGTACGACCCCCGCCAGCCCACCGGCGTGGCGGCCGACGACTACCTCTCCGCGCTCGCGCAGGGTGCGACCGGGCTGCGGGTCGGGGTGCTGCGGGAGGGCTTCGGGCTCCCCGAGTCCGAGCCCGAGGTCGACGACGCCGTGCGCGCCGCGGTCACGGGGCTCTCCGACGCCGGGATGACCGTCTCCGAGGTGTCGGTGCCCTGGCACCTGCACGGCCCGAAGATCTGGGACGTCATCGCCACCGAGGGCGCCGCCTCGCAGATGATCGAGAACTCCGGGTACGGCCTGAACTGGAAGGGCCGCTACGACCCGGAGCTCATGGAGCAGTACGGGCGGCTCTGGACCGAGGACGGGACCCGGTTCCCCGACACGGTCAAGCTCGTCCTGCTGGCCGGGAAGTACGGCCTGAACACCACGCACGGCAAGCACTACGGCATGGCCCGCAACCTCGCCCCGAAGCTGGCCGCCGCCTACGACGCCGCGCTCGCCGACGTCGACCTGCTCGTCCTCCCGACGATGGCCATGCGGGCGAGCGTGCGTCCCGACCGCGGCGCCCCCGTCGTGGAGCGACTGGGCCGGGCGCTGGAGATGCTCGCCAACACCGCGCCGTTCGACGTCACCGGCCACCCGGTCTGCACGGTGCCCGCCGGGCTCGTCGACGGCGTGCCGGTCGGCCTGTCGCTCGTCGGACGCCAGTACGAGGACGCCACCGTGCTGCGCGCCGCGCACGCCTACGAGCAGGCGGTCGGTGGCTTCCCGGCCCCCACCTCCGTCGTCGCCCAGGCCTGA
- the nthB gene encoding nitrile hydratase subunit beta, translating into MNGLHDLGGKDGLGAVDPPPEEPVWKAEWEKHAHAMFPLAFRAGFFGVDSFRYGMEQIEPVEYLTSTYYEHWVHSVTHHGVLKGHLDPDEIEKRTQYYLENPDAPLPEGQDPDGALVQFIEAVIPAGATAARPGDKAPRFAVGDRVTVVNDAPRGHTRKASYVRGKTGVIIMAHGEMIYPDTAGNELGEAPEHVYTVQFTNAELWGEESAEPNGTVTFDVWEPYIVPAQVQEHAA; encoded by the coding sequence GTGAACGGACTGCACGATCTCGGCGGGAAGGACGGCCTCGGCGCCGTCGACCCGCCCCCGGAGGAGCCGGTCTGGAAGGCCGAGTGGGAGAAGCACGCCCACGCGATGTTCCCGCTGGCCTTCCGCGCCGGGTTCTTCGGTGTCGACTCCTTCCGCTACGGCATGGAGCAGATCGAGCCGGTGGAGTACCTGACCTCCACCTACTACGAGCACTGGGTCCACTCCGTGACCCACCACGGCGTGCTCAAGGGTCACCTCGACCCGGACGAGATCGAGAAGCGCACGCAGTACTACCTGGAGAACCCGGACGCCCCGCTGCCCGAGGGTCAGGACCCCGACGGCGCGCTGGTCCAGTTCATCGAGGCGGTGATCCCGGCCGGCGCCACCGCGGCCCGTCCCGGCGACAAGGCCCCGAGGTTCGCCGTCGGCGACCGGGTCACCGTGGTCAACGACGCGCCGCGCGGCCACACCCGGAAGGCCTCGTACGTCCGGGGGAAGACCGGGGTGATCATCATGGCCCACGGCGAGATGATCTACCCGGACACCGCGGGCAACGAGCTCGGTGAGGCGCCGGAGCACGTCTACACCGTCCAGTTCACCAACGCCGAGCTCTGGGGCGAGGAGTCGGCCGAGCCGAACGGCACGGTCACCTTCGACGTCTGGGAGCCCTACATCGTCCCCGCGCAGGTTCAGGAGCACGCCGCATGA
- the nthA gene encoding nitrile hydratase subunit alpha has protein sequence MSASHSTAPVASDHQAEVVARVKAIESIMIEKGLMTTEAVDRLAEIYENEVGPQLGAKVVARAWTDPEFKAKLLENASTACAEMGIGGLQGEDMVAVEDTDDLHHVIVCTLCSCYPWPVLGLPPNWYKQPAYRSRMVREPRKVLREEFGYDVADSVEVRVWDSSSELRYWVLPQRPEGTDGWSAEQLEALVTRDSMIGVGAPKAAA, from the coding sequence ATGAGCGCCAGCCACTCCACCGCCCCCGTCGCCTCCGACCACCAGGCCGAGGTCGTCGCCCGCGTCAAGGCGATCGAGTCGATCATGATCGAGAAGGGCCTCATGACGACGGAGGCGGTCGACCGCCTCGCCGAGATCTACGAGAACGAGGTCGGCCCGCAGCTCGGCGCCAAGGTCGTCGCCCGGGCCTGGACCGACCCGGAGTTCAAGGCCAAGCTGCTCGAGAACGCCAGCACCGCCTGCGCCGAGATGGGGATCGGCGGGCTGCAGGGCGAGGACATGGTCGCCGTCGAGGACACCGACGACCTGCACCACGTCATCGTCTGCACGCTCTGCTCCTGCTACCCGTGGCCGGTGCTCGGGCTGCCCCCGAACTGGTACAAGCAGCCGGCGTACCGCTCGCGCATGGTCCGCGAGCCCCGCAAGGTGCTGCGCGAGGAGTTCGGCTACGACGTCGCCGACTCCGTCGAGGTGCGCGTGTGGGACTCCAGCTCCGAGCTGCGCTACTGGGTGCTCCCGCAGCGCCCGGAGGGCACCGACGGCTGGTCGGCGGAGCAGCTCGAGGCGCTCGTCACCCGTGACTCCATGATCGGCGTCGGGGCCCCGAAG